One part of the Streptomyces nigra genome encodes these proteins:
- a CDS encoding sensor histidine kinase, translating into MTRRWFGSVRSRATLAATLVVAVALLAAGAAVLLSLRSDLTGQAESEAASAARAVAVELSDGRPYDRLTGLDEDDRPVQIVDERGRVVAASEDLERVTGAGVDTARSRNSGGPAGGEADDDADDSDDANGSDGPDDDDPAPRGEVDSDTDFSTGTATIDGTTADYRFAAVEVEFEDRGKFTVYAGAPLAAERSAVGTATTAMLIGFPLLLAVVAGATWLVTRRALSPVEGIRREMAAITASEDLARRVPVPATHDEVARLALTTNETLAALESSVERQRRFVADASHELRSPIASLRTQLEVGAAHPELLDLDGAVTDTVRLQTLAADLLLLARLDAGERPGDARFDLGALAREHAEGRAGVTVTADEVPVAGSRAQVGRVLTNLLDNARRHARSAVTVGVRAEGEWAVVAVADDGDGVPEADRERIFERFVRLDEARSRDDGGAGLGLAIARDVAVRHGGTLTVGRAPAGGALFELRLPRAR; encoded by the coding sequence ATGACGCGTCGCTGGTTCGGCTCGGTCCGCTCCCGGGCGACGCTGGCCGCCACGCTGGTGGTCGCGGTGGCCCTGCTCGCCGCCGGGGCGGCCGTCCTGCTGTCGCTGCGCTCCGATCTGACGGGGCAGGCGGAGTCCGAGGCGGCGAGCGCGGCGCGGGCCGTCGCCGTCGAGCTGTCCGACGGCCGGCCCTACGACAGGCTCACCGGCCTCGACGAGGACGACCGGCCCGTCCAGATCGTCGACGAACGCGGAAGGGTGGTCGCGGCGAGCGAGGACCTGGAGCGCGTCACCGGCGCAGGCGTCGACACCGCCCGGTCGCGGAATTCGGGCGGACCGGCGGGCGGGGAGGCCGACGACGACGCAGACGACTCCGACGACGCGAACGGCTCCGACGGGCCGGACGACGACGACCCCGCCCCCCGCGGCGAAGTCGACTCCGACACGGACTTCAGCACCGGCACGGCCACCATCGACGGCACCACCGCGGACTACCGCTTCGCCGCCGTCGAGGTGGAGTTCGAGGACCGGGGGAAGTTCACGGTGTACGCCGGGGCGCCGCTCGCGGCCGAGCGCAGCGCCGTCGGCACCGCCACCACCGCCATGCTGATCGGCTTCCCGCTGCTGCTCGCGGTCGTCGCGGGCGCGACCTGGCTGGTCACCCGGCGCGCGCTGAGCCCGGTCGAGGGCATCCGGCGCGAGATGGCGGCCATCACCGCAAGCGAGGACCTGGCGCGCCGCGTCCCGGTCCCGGCCACCCATGACGAGGTGGCCCGGCTGGCCCTGACGACCAATGAGACGCTGGCCGCGCTGGAGAGCTCCGTGGAACGCCAGCGCCGCTTCGTCGCCGACGCCTCGCACGAGCTGCGCAGCCCCATCGCCTCGCTGCGCACCCAGCTGGAGGTGGGCGCCGCGCACCCCGAGCTGCTCGACCTGGACGGGGCGGTGACGGACACCGTACGGCTGCAGACGCTCGCCGCGGACCTGCTGCTGCTCGCCCGGCTGGACGCGGGGGAGCGGCCGGGGGACGCGCGCTTCGACCTGGGCGCGCTGGCCCGCGAGCACGCCGAGGGGCGGGCCGGGGTGACGGTGACGGCGGACGAGGTGCCGGTGGCCGGGTCGCGGGCGCAGGTGGGGCGGGTGCTCACCAACCTGCTGGACAACGCGCGGCGACACGCCCGTTCGGCGGTCACCGTGGGCGTGCGGGCGGAGGGGGAGTGGGCGGTCGTGGCCGTCGCCGACGACGGGGACGGGGTGCCGGAGGCCGACCGGGAGCGGATCTTCGAGCGGTTCGTCCGGCTGGACGAGGCGCGCAGCCGGGACGACGGGGGTGCCGGGCTCGGTCTGGCCATCGCCCGTGACGTGGCCGTGCGGCACGGGGGGACGCTGACCGTGGGCCGGGCGCCCGCGGGCGGAGCTCTGTTCGAGCTCCGCCTGCCGCGGGCTCGGTAG
- a CDS encoding MarR family winged helix-turn-helix transcriptional regulator: protein METETATRWLTNAEQCAWRTHLEVNRLLTYQLEKDLQPFGLTMNDYEILVNLSESEDVRMRMSDLASATLQSKSRLSHQITRMENADLVRRENCESDRRGLYAVLTEHGMETMKKVAPHHVASVRRHFIDLLSPEALTELDKALKPIAEHLRSQRGRP from the coding sequence ATGGAGACCGAGACGGCCACCCGCTGGCTGACCAATGCGGAGCAGTGCGCCTGGCGCACCCACCTGGAGGTCAACAGGCTGTTGACGTACCAGCTCGAGAAGGACCTCCAGCCGTTCGGCCTGACAATGAACGACTACGAGATCCTGGTGAACCTGTCCGAGTCGGAGGACGTACGGATGCGGATGAGCGACCTCGCGTCGGCCACCCTCCAGTCCAAGAGCCGGCTCTCCCACCAGATCACCCGGATGGAGAACGCCGACCTGGTCCGGCGCGAGAACTGCGAGTCCGACCGGCGCGGGCTCTACGCGGTCCTCACCGAGCACGGCATGGAGACGATGAAGAAGGTCGCGCCGCATCACGTGGCGTCCGTGCGCAGGCACTTCATCGACCTGCTCTCCCCCGAGGCGCTGACCGAGCTCGACAAGGCCCTCAAGCCGATCGCCGAGCATCTGCGCAGCCAGCGCGGGCGCCCCTAG
- a CDS encoding AIM24 family protein, which translates to MSHYPGAGPTVYDPMTLPSDDNVNSYTFCVELKGNQWFLQKGKMIAYYGSMEFNGIGHGRLDRLVRTSFHSPLHASDWVVAEGSGKMLLADRAFDVNSYDLEDGNLTIRSGNLLAFQPTLALKQSIVPGFLTLIGTGKFVAASNGPVVFMEPPIRVDPQALVGWADCPSPCHHYDHGYMTGVMGGLRALTGLGGASGEEHQFEFVGAGTVLLQSSETLMAEQATGVLPPDAGVPGSGGAHTGPSQAGGAPRLPGQLGDLQRRFGL; encoded by the coding sequence GTGAGCCACTACCCGGGCGCGGGTCCCACGGTGTACGACCCCATGACGCTGCCCAGCGACGACAACGTCAATTCCTACACCTTCTGCGTGGAGCTCAAGGGGAACCAGTGGTTCCTGCAGAAGGGCAAGATGATCGCGTACTACGGCTCGATGGAGTTCAACGGCATCGGGCACGGCCGTCTGGACCGACTTGTCCGTACGTCCTTCCATTCGCCACTGCACGCGAGCGACTGGGTCGTGGCGGAGGGCTCGGGCAAGATGCTGCTGGCCGACCGGGCTTTCGACGTCAATTCGTACGACCTCGAAGACGGCAACCTGACCATTCGCTCGGGCAACCTGCTCGCTTTTCAGCCAACTCTTGCCCTCAAGCAATCGATCGTGCCGGGTTTTCTGACGCTGATCGGAACCGGAAAGTTCGTGGCCGCATCTAACGGGCCGGTGGTGTTCATGGAACCGCCGATCCGGGTGGACCCCCAGGCGCTCGTCGGCTGGGCCGACTGCCCGTCGCCGTGCCACCACTACGACCATGGCTATATGACCGGCGTGATGGGCGGTCTACGTGCACTGACGGGCCTCGGAGGGGCCTCCGGGGAGGAGCATCAGTTCGAGTTCGTCGGGGCCGGCACGGTGCTGCTCCAGTCGAGCGAGACCCTCATGGCGGAGCAGGCCACAGGGGTGCTTCCGCCGGACGCCGGAGTCCCCGGTTCCGGTGGGGCGCACACAGGCCCTTCACAAGCGGGCGGGGCACCGCGCCTTCCCGGACAGCTGGGAGACCTCCAGCGTCGCTTCGGGCTGTGA
- a CDS encoding AIM24 family protein — MGFREINSKMIEATVVPGQRLFSQRGAMLAYKGDVSFTPNTAGGQGGIMSMIGRRVANEDTPLMTVEGNGTVLFGHGGHHIQVIDLTGDTLCVEADRLLAFEGTLQQGTLFLGSQGGVMGMVRGQISGQGLFTTTLKGHGSVAVMAHGGVLEVPITPQRPVHVDPQAYVAHHGDVRNKLSTALGWRDMVGRGSGEAFQLELSGSGAVYVQASEEKL, encoded by the coding sequence ATGGGCTTCCGTGAGATCAACTCCAAGATGATCGAGGCGACGGTCGTCCCCGGGCAGCGGCTGTTCAGTCAGCGCGGCGCGATGCTCGCGTACAAGGGCGACGTCTCCTTCACCCCGAACACGGCCGGCGGCCAGGGCGGGATCATGTCGATGATCGGGCGCCGGGTGGCCAATGAGGACACCCCGCTGATGACCGTCGAGGGCAACGGCACGGTGCTGTTCGGGCACGGCGGCCACCACATCCAGGTGATCGACCTGACCGGGGACACCCTGTGCGTCGAGGCGGACCGGCTGCTCGCCTTCGAGGGCACCCTCCAGCAGGGCACGCTGTTCCTCGGCTCGCAGGGCGGCGTGATGGGCATGGTGCGCGGGCAGATCAGCGGGCAGGGCCTGTTCACCACGACCCTCAAGGGGCACGGCTCGGTGGCGGTCATGGCGCACGGCGGTGTCCTCGAGGTCCCGATCACCCCGCAGCGCCCGGTCCACGTCGACCCGCAGGCGTACGTCGCCCACCACGGCGACGTGCGCAACAAGCTGTCGACGGCGCTGGGCTGGCGGGACATGGTGGGCCGGGGCTCCGGCGAGGCGTTCCAGCTGGAGCTCAGCGGCAGCGGTGCGGTGTACGTGCAGGCGTCGGAGGAGAAGCTGTGA
- a CDS encoding AIM24 family protein: MFRLQGSKVLAVDMTGDAVRAKNGSMVAYDGQMAFKKMSGGGEGIRGMVTRRLTGEQMTMMEVKGHGTCWFADRASEINLVGLQGDKLYVESSNLLATDGGLRTGTTFTGMRGASQGNGLFTTTVEGHGQAAIMSDGPAVVLRVSAQYPLTVDPGAYVAHQGNLRQSFQSGVTFRTLLGEGGGEAFQIRFEGDGLVYVQPSERNTIAGDV, encoded by the coding sequence ATGTTCCGACTCCAGGGCAGCAAGGTGCTCGCCGTCGACATGACCGGGGACGCCGTGAGGGCGAAGAACGGCTCGATGGTCGCGTACGACGGGCAGATGGCCTTCAAGAAGATGAGCGGCGGCGGCGAGGGCATCCGGGGCATGGTGACCCGGCGCCTGACCGGTGAGCAGATGACGATGATGGAGGTGAAGGGGCACGGGACCTGCTGGTTCGCGGACCGGGCCTCGGAGATCAACCTGGTCGGCCTCCAGGGCGACAAGCTGTACGTCGAGTCGAGCAATCTGCTCGCGACGGACGGCGGGCTGCGCACCGGCACGACCTTCACGGGGATGCGCGGCGCCTCCCAGGGCAACGGGCTGTTCACGACCACGGTCGAGGGGCACGGGCAGGCGGCGATCATGTCGGACGGCCCGGCCGTGGTGCTGCGGGTCAGCGCGCAGTACCCGCTGACGGTGGACCCGGGGGCGTATGTGGCGCACCAGGGGAACCTGCGGCAGTCCTTCCAGTCCGGTGTGACGTTCCGCACGCTGCTGGGCGAGGGCGGCGGGGAGGCCTTCCAGATCCGCTTCGAGGGGGACGGGCTGGTGTACGTGCAGCCGAGCGAGCGCAACACGATCGCGGGGGACGTCTGA
- a CDS encoding DUF3817 domain-containing protein, which yields MDIKTAGALRRLRLVSTPEAVSFLLLLVCSVLKRTTDFNAVPVMGAVHGMLVVLYLIFWADAWNRAKWPLGTAALYLVLSVLPTGGFFADRRLKREAEDAVIASRARQEGVVNA from the coding sequence GTGGACATCAAGACCGCCGGCGCTCTGCGCCGTCTCCGCCTCGTCTCGACCCCCGAGGCGGTGTCGTTCCTGCTCCTGCTCGTCTGCTCGGTGCTGAAGCGGACCACGGACTTCAACGCGGTTCCCGTGATGGGCGCGGTCCACGGCATGCTGGTCGTGCTGTACCTGATCTTCTGGGCGGACGCCTGGAACCGCGCCAAGTGGCCGCTGGGCACCGCCGCCCTCTACCTGGTCCTGTCGGTCCTGCCGACCGGCGGCTTCTTCGCCGACCGCCGCCTCAAGCGCGAGGCCGAGGACGCGGTGATCGCCTCCCGCGCCCGTCAGGAAGGGGTCGTGAACGCATGA
- a CDS encoding MTH1187 family thiamine-binding protein, with amino-acid sequence MIVAFSVTPLGVGEDVGEYVADAVRVVRESGLPHRTDAMFTSIEGESWDEVMDVVKRAVAAVEARAPRVSLVLKADIRPGVSDGLTSKVETVERYLAG; translated from the coding sequence ATGATCGTGGCGTTCTCCGTCACCCCGCTCGGTGTCGGCGAGGACGTGGGGGAGTACGTCGCCGACGCCGTCCGGGTGGTCCGCGAGTCCGGGCTGCCCCACCGCACCGACGCGATGTTCACCTCGATCGAGGGCGAGAGCTGGGACGAGGTCATGGACGTCGTCAAGCGCGCCGTCGCGGCCGTCGAGGCGCGGGCGCCCCGGGTCTCGCTGGTGCTGAAGGCGGACATCCGGCCCGGCGTGAGCGACGGCCTCACCTCCAAGGTGGAGACCGTCGAGCGGTACCTGGCCGGGTGA
- a CDS encoding SchA/CurD-like domain-containing protein — translation MTTSPYTSQSAFDGSRMRVLLFVDLKEDAQHEFLAAYEQMRDRVASIPGHLGDQLCQSVENPAQWIITSEWESAPPYLAWVNSEDHIETVRPLQNCVRELRSTRFGVVRETGGHQRPTGGLQSAPRTGDGVIRHALTFTVKPGSESKVAEILAGYTPPEARVDDTTRLRRTTLFMHGNRVVRTVEVEGDLTKALRHVSRQPEIRAVEEALNPHLEQDRDLTDPDSARTFFIRAAMPPVHHVARGGPEPDGITRHALYYPARPGSGMALAELLGRQDEAAAADPASPVHRSTVFQREDIVVRLVDVRGDPETDPVRTLGIQGPRKAAVLARLLDGEALGVPGPLPGEREANRLLAHAGMALITDRRAAQS, via the coding sequence ATGACCACTTCGCCCTACACGTCGCAGTCGGCGTTCGACGGCTCCAGGATGCGCGTCCTCCTGTTCGTCGACCTCAAAGAAGACGCGCAGCACGAGTTCCTGGCCGCCTACGAGCAGATGCGCGACCGCGTCGCGTCGATACCCGGTCACCTCGGTGACCAGCTCTGCCAGTCCGTGGAAAACCCCGCCCAGTGGATCATCACCAGTGAGTGGGAGTCCGCCCCGCCCTACCTCGCCTGGGTCAACAGCGAGGACCACATCGAGACGGTCCGGCCGCTGCAGAACTGCGTCCGTGAGCTCCGCTCGACGCGCTTCGGCGTCGTCCGCGAGACCGGCGGACACCAGCGCCCCACCGGTGGGCTGCAGTCCGCCCCGCGGACCGGCGACGGCGTGATCCGACACGCCCTCACCTTCACCGTCAAGCCCGGTTCCGAGTCCAAGGTCGCGGAGATCCTCGCCGGTTACACCCCGCCGGAGGCCCGCGTCGACGACACCACGCGGCTGCGCCGGACCACCCTCTTCATGCACGGCAACCGCGTCGTGCGCACCGTCGAGGTCGAGGGCGACCTGACCAAGGCGCTGCGCCATGTCTCCCGCCAGCCCGAGATCCGGGCCGTGGAAGAGGCCCTCAACCCGCATCTGGAGCAGGACCGGGACCTCACCGACCCCGACTCGGCCCGCACCTTCTTCATCCGTGCCGCGATGCCGCCCGTCCACCACGTGGCGCGCGGCGGCCCGGAACCGGACGGCATCACCCGGCACGCCCTCTACTACCCGGCCCGGCCGGGTAGCGGGATGGCGCTCGCCGAACTGCTGGGCCGGCAGGACGAGGCGGCCGCCGCCGACCCGGCGTCACCCGTCCACCGCAGCACCGTCTTCCAGCGCGAGGACATCGTCGTCCGCCTGGTCGACGTCCGGGGCGACCCCGAGACCGACCCGGTCAGGACGCTCGGCATCCAGGGCCCCCGGAAGGCCGCCGTCCTCGCCCGCCTGCTCGACGGCGAGGCGCTCGGCGTGCCGGGACCGCTTCCGGGCGAGCGCGAGGCCAACCGCCTCCTCGCCCACGCCGGCATGGCGCTGATCACCGACCGCAGGGCCGCGCAGTCCTGA
- a CDS encoding cupin domain-containing protein yields MDKMRPRVVDLNEIEPNRKRGGDLRTLLTPVTVGATSGFMGLAIMRPGERISEHYHPYSEEFVYVVEGRLEVDLDGETFPLRADQGLMIPIDMRHRFRNVGDEEARMVFHLGPLAPKPSLGHVDTEAPEISDDVKPYPLVQEEGASPARPGVLS; encoded by the coding sequence ATGGACAAGATGCGCCCGCGCGTCGTGGACCTCAACGAGATCGAGCCCAACCGCAAGCGCGGCGGCGATCTGCGCACCCTGCTCACCCCCGTCACGGTGGGCGCCACGAGCGGCTTCATGGGCCTGGCCATCATGCGGCCGGGCGAACGCATCAGCGAGCACTACCACCCGTACTCGGAGGAGTTCGTGTACGTCGTGGAGGGCCGGCTGGAGGTGGACCTGGACGGAGAAACGTTTCCGCTCCGGGCCGACCAGGGCCTCATGATCCCCATCGACATGCGGCACCGCTTCCGCAACGTCGGTGACGAGGAGGCCCGGATGGTCTTCCACCTCGGCCCGCTGGCCCCCAAGCCGAGCCTCGGCCACGTCGACACCGAGGCCCCGGAGATCAGCGACGACGTCAAGCCGTACCCGCTGGTCCAGGAAGAGGGAGCGAGTCCCGCCCGGCCCGGGGTGTTGTCATGA
- a CDS encoding beta-ketoacyl-[acyl-carrier-protein] synthase family protein, which translates to MTRRVAVTGIGVVAPGGIGVPAFWDLLSSGRTATRGITLFDPEGLRSRIAAECDFDPVAHGLDPAVGERADRYIQFALVAAQEAVTDSGVDFAAENPWRVAVSLGSAVGGTTRLEHDYVLVSAHGERWDVDHRAAEPQLHRAFSPSTLAADVAERFGAQGPVQTVSTGCTSGLDAVGYAFHTIEEGRADICLAGASDSPISPITMACFDAIKATSPNNDDPAHASRPFDAHRDGFVMGEGAAVLVLEELEHARARGAHVYCEIGGYATFGNAYHMTGLTSEGLEMARAIDETLDHARVNPTEIDYVNAHGSGTRQNDRHETAAVKKSLGSHAYDTPMSSIKSMVGHSLGAIGAIEVVACVLALARQVVPPTANYETPDPECDLDYVPRTARPRRLDNVLSVGSGFGGFQSAVLLTGPQGRRRR; encoded by the coding sequence ATGACCCGGCGCGTGGCGGTGACCGGCATAGGCGTGGTCGCCCCCGGCGGCATAGGGGTCCCCGCCTTCTGGGACCTGCTGTCCAGCGGCCGTACGGCGACCCGCGGCATCACCCTGTTCGACCCCGAGGGACTGCGCTCCCGGATAGCCGCCGAGTGCGACTTCGACCCCGTCGCGCACGGGCTCGACCCCGCCGTCGGCGAACGCGCCGACCGCTACATCCAGTTCGCCCTGGTCGCCGCCCAGGAGGCGGTGACCGACAGCGGGGTCGACTTCGCCGCCGAGAACCCCTGGCGCGTGGCCGTCTCCCTCGGCAGCGCGGTCGGCGGCACCACCCGCCTGGAGCACGACTACGTCCTGGTCAGCGCGCACGGCGAGCGCTGGGACGTCGACCACCGGGCCGCCGAGCCCCAGCTGCACCGGGCGTTCTCGCCCAGCACGCTCGCCGCCGACGTCGCCGAACGCTTCGGCGCCCAGGGGCCGGTGCAGACCGTGTCCACCGGCTGCACCTCCGGCCTCGACGCCGTCGGCTACGCCTTCCACACCATCGAGGAGGGCCGCGCCGACATCTGCCTCGCCGGGGCCTCGGACTCCCCGATCTCCCCGATCACCATGGCGTGCTTCGACGCCATCAAGGCCACGTCGCCGAACAACGACGACCCGGCCCACGCCTCACGGCCCTTCGACGCCCACCGCGACGGCTTCGTCATGGGCGAGGGCGCCGCCGTACTCGTCCTGGAGGAACTGGAGCACGCCCGGGCCCGCGGCGCGCACGTCTACTGCGAGATCGGCGGCTACGCCACCTTCGGCAACGCCTACCACATGACCGGTCTGACCAGTGAGGGCCTGGAGATGGCCCGCGCCATCGACGAGACGCTCGACCACGCGCGGGTGAACCCCACGGAGATCGACTACGTCAACGCGCACGGCTCGGGCACCCGCCAGAACGACCGGCACGAGACCGCCGCCGTCAAGAAGTCGCTGGGCTCCCACGCCTACGACACCCCCATGAGCTCCATCAAGTCCATGGTGGGCCACTCGCTCGGCGCGATCGGCGCGATCGAGGTCGTCGCCTGCGTCCTCGCGCTGGCCCGCCAGGTGGTGCCGCCGACGGCCAACTACGAGACCCCGGACCCCGAGTGCGACCTGGACTACGTCCCGCGCACCGCACGCCCCCGCCGGCTGGACAACGTCCTGTCCGTGGGCAGCGGCTTCGGCGGGTTCCAGTCCGCGGTGCTCCTGACGGGCCCCCAGGGGAGGAGACGACGATGA
- a CDS encoding beta-ketoacyl synthase N-terminal-like domain-containing protein → MSGRRTRRTAVTGIGVVAPNGLHADTYWKNVKDGTSVLDRVTREGCEHLPLRVAGEVRGFDATALIEETFLVQTDKFTHFALAAADAALQDAGLSAAAWTDAPYSVGVVTAAGSGGGEFGQRELQKLWGKGSRFVGPYQSIAWFYAASTGQISIRKGFKGPCSVVASDEAGGLDAVAHAARAVHRGTDVIVVGAAEAPLAPYSAVCQLGYPELSTEADPTRAYRPFTSAACGFVPAEGGAVLVVEDLDRARRRGTDVRATVAGHSATFTGASRWDRSREGLAQAVRGALDEAGCAPEEIDVVFADALGVPEADRAEALALADALGAHGTRVPVTAPKAGIGRSYCGAPLLDVVAAVQAMEHGLIPPTPGVFDVCHDIDLVTSSARPADLRTALVLSRGLMGSNAALVLRRGDTTAGWTTPDRRQGERV, encoded by the coding sequence ATGAGTGGTCGACGCACCCGGCGGACGGCCGTCACGGGCATCGGCGTGGTCGCGCCCAACGGACTGCACGCGGACACCTACTGGAAGAACGTCAAGGACGGCACCAGCGTCCTCGACCGGGTCACCCGCGAGGGCTGCGAGCATCTGCCGCTGCGGGTCGCGGGCGAGGTCCGAGGCTTCGACGCCACCGCGCTGATCGAGGAGACCTTCCTCGTCCAGACCGACAAGTTCACCCACTTCGCGCTCGCGGCCGCCGACGCCGCCCTCCAGGACGCCGGGCTCAGCGCCGCCGCCTGGACGGACGCCCCCTACTCCGTGGGCGTCGTCACCGCCGCCGGGTCCGGCGGCGGCGAGTTCGGCCAGCGCGAACTGCAGAAACTGTGGGGCAAGGGCTCCCGGTTCGTCGGGCCCTACCAGTCCATCGCCTGGTTCTACGCCGCCAGCACCGGCCAGATCTCCATCCGCAAGGGCTTCAAGGGCCCCTGCTCGGTCGTGGCCAGCGACGAGGCGGGCGGCCTCGACGCCGTCGCGCACGCCGCCCGGGCCGTCCATCGCGGCACCGACGTCATCGTGGTCGGGGCGGCCGAGGCACCCCTCGCCCCCTACTCGGCCGTCTGCCAGCTCGGCTACCCCGAGCTCAGCACCGAGGCCGACCCCACCCGCGCCTACCGCCCCTTCACCTCCGCGGCCTGCGGATTCGTCCCCGCCGAGGGCGGTGCCGTCCTGGTCGTCGAGGACCTGGACCGCGCGCGGCGCCGGGGCACGGACGTACGGGCCACCGTCGCCGGGCACTCCGCCACCTTCACCGGCGCCTCCCGCTGGGACCGCTCCCGCGAAGGGCTCGCGCAGGCCGTCCGGGGCGCCCTCGACGAGGCCGGCTGCGCACCGGAGGAGATCGACGTGGTCTTCGCCGACGCGCTGGGCGTCCCCGAGGCCGACCGCGCCGAGGCGCTCGCCCTCGCCGACGCCCTCGGCGCGCACGGCACCCGTGTGCCGGTGACCGCCCCCAAGGCCGGTATCGGGCGCTCCTACTGCGGCGCGCCCCTGCTCGACGTCGTGGCCGCGGTGCAGGCCATGGAGCACGGGCTGATCCCGCCGACCCCGGGCGTCTTCGACGTCTGCCACGACATCGACCTGGTGACGTCCTCGGCCCGCCCGGCCGACCTGCGCACCGCCCTCGTCCTCAGCCGGGGACTCATGGGCTCCAACGCGGCGCTCGTCCTGCGCCGGGGCGACACGACCGCCGGATGGACGACGCCGGACAGACGACAAGGAGAACGCGTATGA
- a CDS encoding acyl carrier protein, giving the protein MTTQVTQVTFTELATLMKQAAGVTVDPHDLEGRADTPFAEFGLDSLGLLGIVGELENRHGRALPTDAERCKSPRAFLDLVNGSLATGA; this is encoded by the coding sequence ATGACGACACAAGTGACCCAGGTGACCTTCACGGAACTGGCGACCCTGATGAAGCAGGCCGCCGGTGTGACCGTCGACCCGCACGACCTGGAGGGCCGGGCCGACACCCCGTTCGCCGAGTTCGGGCTGGACTCCCTCGGCCTGCTCGGCATCGTGGGCGAGCTGGAGAACCGCCACGGCCGGGCGCTGCCCACCGACGCGGAGCGCTGCAAGAGCCCGCGCGCCTTCCTCGACCTGGTCAACGGCTCGCTCGCGACGGGAGCCTGA
- a CDS encoding SRPBCC family protein, protein MAGHTENEITIAAPVDLVWDMTNDLERWPELFSEYASCEVLSRDGDTVTFRLTMHPDENGKVWSWVSERVADREKLVVRARRIETGPFAYMNIVWEYEETPDGTRMHWTQDFEMKPDAPVDDAWMTDNINRNSPIQMALIRDRVEAACTTH, encoded by the coding sequence ATGGCCGGACACACCGAGAACGAGATCACCATCGCCGCGCCCGTCGACCTCGTCTGGGACATGACGAACGACCTGGAGCGCTGGCCCGAGCTGTTCAGCGAGTACGCCTCCTGCGAGGTGCTCTCCCGCGACGGCGACACGGTGACGTTCCGCCTCACCATGCACCCCGACGAGAACGGCAAGGTCTGGAGCTGGGTCTCCGAGCGCGTCGCAGACCGCGAGAAGCTCGTCGTCCGCGCCCGCCGCATCGAGACGGGCCCCTTCGCCTACATGAACATCGTGTGGGAGTACGAGGAGACCCCGGACGGCACCCGGATGCACTGGACGCAGGACTTCGAGATGAAGCCCGACGCCCCGGTCGACGACGCGTGGATGACGGACAACATCAACCGCAACTCGCCCATCCAGATGGCCCTCATCCGCGACCGTGTGGAGGCGGCATGCACCACGCACTGA
- a CDS encoding TcmI family type II polyketide cyclase — MHHALIVARMEPGAAKDIAGVFADSDRGELPHLVGVTQRSLFQFGDVYMHFIEAEQDPGPAIAKVAGHPEFVGISRRLEAFVSPYDPQTWRSPKDAMARCFYQWRKD; from the coding sequence ATGCACCACGCACTGATCGTCGCCAGGATGGAGCCCGGCGCGGCCAAGGACATCGCCGGCGTCTTCGCCGACTCCGACCGCGGCGAACTGCCCCACCTCGTGGGCGTCACCCAGCGCTCGCTGTTCCAGTTCGGCGACGTCTACATGCACTTCATCGAGGCCGAGCAGGACCCGGGCCCCGCCATCGCCAAGGTGGCCGGGCACCCCGAGTTCGTCGGCATCAGCCGCCGCCTGGAGGCGTTCGTCAGCCCCTACGACCCGCAGACCTGGCGGAGTCCGAAGGACGCGATGGCCCGCTGCTTCTACCAGTGGCGCAAGGACTGA